A genomic region of Ensifer adhaerens contains the following coding sequences:
- a CDS encoding Bug family tripartite tricarboxylate transporter substrate binding protein: protein MAFSDLTRRATLTLGLMALSALPFGTSALAQGFPDRPITMVVPFAAGGSTDVVARIVAQKMSEDLGEQVIVQNVAGAGGNLGAANVARADPDGYTILMGTVATHALNPLILKTRPYDPEKDFAPISLLVIVPNVLVVNPELSAKNVEELLALLKTKPDEYSYASSGNGTPLHLSGELFKKMAGVSMQHIPYKGAGPALNDVIGNQVPIMFDNLPSSSGHIKAGTLRALAVTTAERAPSFPDVPTVAEAGIPGYETYTWNALFAPANTPQPVVARLNEAANKAMKDPAVIERMKEFSAKIVGSTPEELGTHVSAELEKWTPVVRDANVQMD, encoded by the coding sequence ATGGCATTTTCGGACCTGACCCGGCGCGCAACCCTGACGCTGGGCCTGATGGCGCTATCGGCGCTGCCCTTTGGCACCTCGGCCCTGGCGCAGGGCTTCCCGGACCGACCGATTACCATGGTCGTTCCCTTCGCCGCCGGCGGCTCGACCGACGTGGTCGCGCGCATCGTCGCACAGAAAATGTCGGAAGACCTCGGCGAACAGGTGATCGTCCAGAACGTCGCCGGCGCCGGTGGCAATCTCGGGGCGGCCAATGTCGCGCGCGCCGATCCGGATGGCTACACGATCCTGATGGGGACCGTCGCCACCCACGCGCTCAACCCGCTGATCCTCAAGACCAGGCCCTACGATCCGGAGAAGGACTTCGCGCCAATTTCGCTGCTGGTGATCGTGCCCAACGTGCTGGTCGTCAATCCCGAGCTTTCCGCCAAGAATGTCGAGGAACTGCTGGCGCTGCTCAAGACCAAGCCCGACGAATACAGCTACGCGTCCTCCGGCAACGGCACGCCGCTGCATCTCTCCGGCGAACTGTTCAAGAAGATGGCCGGCGTCAGCATGCAGCATATCCCCTACAAGGGCGCCGGCCCGGCGCTGAACGATGTCATCGGCAACCAGGTGCCGATCATGTTCGACAACCTCCCCTCCTCCTCCGGCCACATCAAGGCGGGAACGCTGCGCGCGCTTGCCGTAACCACGGCGGAACGGGCGCCCTCCTTCCCCGATGTGCCGACCGTCGCCGAAGCCGGCATCCCGGGCTATGAGACCTACACCTGGAACGCGCTCTTTGCCCCGGCGAACACCCCGCAGCCGGTGGTTGCTCGCCTCAACGAGGCGGCAAACAAGGCCATGAAGGATCCCGCCGTGATCGAACGCATGAAGGAGTTCAGCGCCAAGATCGTCGGGTCGACGCCCGAGGAGCTCGGCACCCACGTGAGTGCGGAACTCGAGAAGTGGACCCCGGTCGTTCGCGACGCGAATGTGCAGATGGATTGA
- a CDS encoding FAD-binding dehydrogenase, translating into MDCDVLVVGAGLAGLVAASEAAARGRRVIVLDQEGEQNLGGQAFWSLGGLFFVDSPEQRRMGIRDTRELALQDWMGSSQFDRPEDHWPRLWAEAYLDFAAGEKRRWLHSLGMRWFPVVGWAERGGGLAHGHGNSVPRFHVTWGTGPAVLEPFVRLTREAESRGLVRFRFRHRVDELIVTDGKVTGTRGALLKEDLVGRGERSSRDVDGDFEISAAAVIVTSGGIGGNHDLVRRNWPRKRLGQPPATMVSGVPHHVDGRMLEIASRARGSVINSDRMWHYTEGVRNFDPIWPEHGIRILPGPSSFWCDADGNRFSAPAMPGFDTLGTLQAIRDSGHDYSWFILTRAIIKKEFALSGSEQNPDLTGKSISLLLKRLGKNPPGPVQAFMDKGEDFIVRERLEDLVPAMNALTGEDRLSLDHLRQQIEARDREITNPFSKDAQVTAIRGARAYRGDRLLRTAKPHRLLDANAGPLIAVRLHILTRKTLGGLQTNLSGQVLEQSGEPVPGLYAAGEVAGFGGGGMHGYNALEGTFLGGCIFSGRMAGRGAAGA; encoded by the coding sequence ATGGATTGCGATGTGTTGGTCGTCGGCGCTGGCCTTGCCGGCCTCGTCGCCGCCTCGGAGGCGGCTGCCCGTGGCCGCAGGGTCATCGTTCTCGATCAGGAAGGCGAACAGAACCTTGGCGGTCAGGCGTTCTGGTCGCTGGGTGGTCTGTTCTTCGTCGATAGTCCCGAGCAGCGCCGCATGGGCATCCGCGACACGCGGGAGCTTGCCTTGCAGGACTGGATGGGGTCGTCGCAGTTCGACCGTCCCGAAGACCATTGGCCGCGGCTTTGGGCGGAAGCCTATCTCGACTTTGCCGCCGGCGAAAAGCGTCGCTGGCTGCATTCCCTCGGCATGCGCTGGTTCCCCGTCGTTGGCTGGGCCGAACGCGGTGGCGGGCTTGCCCATGGTCACGGCAACTCGGTGCCGCGCTTCCACGTCACCTGGGGCACGGGGCCAGCGGTGCTCGAGCCCTTCGTGCGTTTGACGCGAGAGGCGGAAAGCCGCGGCCTCGTGCGCTTCCGGTTCCGCCATAGGGTCGATGAACTCATCGTCACCGATGGAAAGGTGACGGGTACCCGCGGTGCGCTGCTAAAGGAAGATCTGGTCGGGCGCGGCGAGCGCAGTTCCCGCGACGTCGACGGCGATTTCGAGATTTCGGCAGCGGCTGTCATCGTCACCTCGGGCGGTATCGGCGGCAACCATGATCTCGTTCGCCGCAACTGGCCGCGCAAGCGGCTCGGTCAACCGCCGGCAACCATGGTTTCGGGCGTACCGCATCACGTCGACGGGCGCATGCTGGAGATCGCCAGTCGCGCACGCGGCTCGGTCATCAACTCGGATCGCATGTGGCACTATACCGAGGGGGTTAGAAACTTTGATCCGATCTGGCCGGAACATGGCATCCGCATCCTACCCGGCCCATCGTCCTTCTGGTGCGACGCGGATGGCAATCGCTTTTCCGCCCCGGCGATGCCCGGCTTCGATACGCTCGGCACATTGCAGGCGATCCGCGACAGCGGTCACGACTACAGCTGGTTCATCCTGACGCGGGCGATCATCAAGAAGGAATTCGCGCTCTCCGGTTCGGAACAGAACCCGGATCTGACCGGCAAGAGCATTTCGCTGCTTCTGAAACGGCTCGGCAAGAACCCGCCAGGCCCGGTCCAGGCCTTCATGGACAAGGGTGAGGATTTCATCGTCCGGGAGCGGCTTGAAGACCTTGTGCCGGCGATGAACGCGCTGACGGGCGAGGATCGGCTGTCGCTCGACCATCTTCGCCAGCAGATCGAGGCGCGCGACCGCGAGATCACCAACCCGTTTTCCAAGGATGCGCAGGTCACCGCAATCCGCGGCGCTCGCGCCTATCGCGGTGATCGGCTGCTGCGCACCGCCAAGCCACATCGGTTGCTCGATGCGAACGCCGGGCCGCTGATCGCCGTTCGCCTGCATATCCTGACGCGCAAGACGCTCGGCGGCCTGCAGACCAACCTCTCGGGCCAGGTGCTCGAACAATCGGGCGAGCCGGTCCCGGGCCTCTATGCCGCCGGCGAGGTCGCCGGTTTCGGCGGCGGCGGCATGCATGGCTACAATGCGCTCGAAGGCACCTTCCTCGGCGGCTGCATCTTCTCGGGCCGGATGGCGGGGCGAGGTGCTGCGGGGGCATGA